In Longimicrobium sp., one DNA window encodes the following:
- a CDS encoding V4R domain-containing protein, with translation MPKTQAIRGATESTPSVTPLFPLLLLETLRDMDRPEEVLEGEDLTASMPRRLGLSDVVYVQIHRFREEVRRKRLQSAATVEDLIRLVIKRHDADAIFQEAGRRVARRFWQERSRAARRLVRLLPPALALRSARNAARRLFRQMQGTAWLEVRGKPPTVRMVSPMTFRADPGGAACAFYAGALSELLREYTGKDHDVAHLHCQSQGADACEWGTG, from the coding sequence ATGCCCAAGACGCAAGCCATCCGCGGGGCCACCGAGAGCACGCCCAGCGTGACCCCCCTCTTTCCGCTGCTCCTGCTGGAGACCCTCCGCGACATGGACCGTCCGGAGGAGGTGCTGGAAGGGGAGGACCTTACGGCCAGCATGCCGCGCCGCCTGGGCTTGAGCGACGTGGTCTACGTGCAGATCCACCGCTTCCGCGAGGAGGTGCGCCGCAAGCGCCTGCAGTCCGCCGCCACGGTGGAGGACCTGATCCGCCTGGTGATCAAGCGCCACGACGCCGACGCGATCTTCCAGGAGGCGGGGCGGCGGGTGGCGCGCCGATTCTGGCAGGAGCGCTCCAGGGCCGCCCGCCGCCTGGTGCGCCTCCTTCCCCCCGCCCTGGCCCTGCGCAGCGCCCGCAACGCCGCCCGGCGCCTCTTCCGGCAGATGCAGGGCACGGCGTGGCTGGAGGTGCGCGGCAAGCCCCCCACGGTGCGCATGGTGAGTCCCATGACCTTTCGCGCGGACCCCGGCGGCGCCGCCTGCGCCTTCTACGCCGGCGCCCTCTCCGAGCTCCTGCGCGAGTACACCGGCAAGGACCACGACGTCGCCCACCTCCACTGCCAGTCCCAGGGCGCCGACGCGTGCGAGTGGGGGACGGGGTGA
- a CDS encoding HIT domain-containing protein — MADPNQNPTCVFCRIIGGDETVSIIHEDEEVIAFLDVQPLHRGHVLVVPKAHYKNLFYVPEELATRTFAVAKRILPGLRRATGCRAVNLFSPNGADGGQDVFHFHLHLIPVPHGAPFPLQLPNPDAEIPSRSELDVMATHISRSIHDESDAEAAMPAEPTLPVEAGLPR, encoded by the coding sequence GTGGCCGATCCCAACCAGAACCCCACCTGCGTCTTCTGCCGCATCATCGGCGGCGACGAGACGGTGAGCATCATCCACGAGGACGAAGAGGTGATCGCCTTTCTGGACGTGCAGCCGCTGCACCGGGGGCACGTGCTGGTGGTGCCCAAGGCGCACTACAAGAACCTCTTCTACGTGCCGGAGGAGCTGGCGACGCGCACCTTCGCGGTGGCGAAGCGCATCCTTCCTGGGCTGCGGCGCGCCACGGGGTGCCGCGCGGTCAACCTCTTCTCCCCCAACGGGGCTGATGGCGGGCAGGACGTCTTCCACTTCCACCTGCACCTGATCCCGGTGCCGCACGGGGCGCCCTTCCCCCTTCAGCTTCCCAACCCGGACGCCGAGATCCCGTCGCGCTCGGAGCTGGACGTGATGGCGACGCACATCAGCCGCTCCATCCACGACGAGAGCGACGCCGAAGCCGCCATGCCCGCCGAGCCGACGCTCCCGGTGGAGGCCGGCCTGCCGCGGTAA